From Sporosarcina sp. Te-1, the proteins below share one genomic window:
- a CDS encoding energy-coupling factor transporter transmembrane protein EcfT, which produces MRNMTLYVHPEKGSPVHRMDPVTKLFYVFTSVIISYMVMTHLMVSLVLAVSIFLLVTGKVFRSILPIIGVSFVLLASILIVQGFFHPDRVTVLWEIGPVTLYKEGFSIAFLILLRVLNMVCAFGVLILTTKPDELVETLIQRGLSPRFGYVLLSVLQIIPQMMALTGKIMDSQRARGLEMEGSLWVRLKSFIPLLGPVVLRSLAETRERSIALEVRGFNSTRKRTRLHEIQPYKYGIALKALLAAVLLSVIVWRIWS; this is translated from the coding sequence ATGCGCAACATGACATTATACGTCCATCCGGAGAAAGGATCGCCTGTCCATCGGATGGATCCTGTAACAAAACTTTTTTATGTGTTCACTTCTGTCATCATTTCTTACATGGTAATGACTCATCTCATGGTATCCCTTGTGCTAGCGGTCAGCATTTTTTTGTTGGTCACCGGTAAAGTATTTCGTTCCATATTGCCAATTATTGGCGTCAGCTTTGTATTGCTTGCCTCCATTTTGATTGTCCAAGGATTCTTTCATCCCGATCGGGTGACTGTGCTTTGGGAAATCGGCCCAGTCACCTTGTATAAAGAAGGGTTCTCCATCGCCTTTTTGATATTGCTCCGTGTCCTCAACATGGTCTGTGCATTTGGCGTGCTCATTTTGACGACGAAGCCGGATGAATTGGTCGAAACGTTGATACAAAGAGGGCTGTCGCCTCGATTCGGCTACGTCCTCTTGTCCGTGTTGCAGATTATCCCTCAAATGATGGCGCTGACGGGAAAAATCATGGACTCGCAAAGGGCTCGTGGATTAGAAATGGAAGGCAGTCTTTGGGTGCGGCTTAAATCGTTCATCCCGCTCCTTGGTCCAGTGGTCCTTCGGTCGCTTGCCGAAACGCGAGAAAGGTCGATCGCCCTCGAAGTGCGGGGGTTCAATTCAACAAGGAAAAGGACGAGGCTGCATGAAATCCAACCATACAAATATGGCATTGCCTTAAAGGCATTGTTGGCGGCCGTCTTATTAAGCGTCATCGTCTGGAGGATATGGTCATGA
- a CDS encoding TRAP transporter permease has product MKEKKVVDAQDILEKFDKENQYRVNIGKWAWIVTFLGVALTVFHLYTGMTSVLPSQQQGAIHLGTALGIIFLLYPAKKEWRKTQKSVPWYDVLLAFTAMYVAYHKIIFFDSILQSRVSGYSFLDITISLLGILLVLEATRRTVGLPIVIVASIAIGYAVFGNHIPTKILSHPGFAVDRTVTNLWYRESGVFGTPLQISAKFIFLFLFFGVLLVNTPIGQFFNNLAFSLTGRFTGGTAKAAVVASALQGTVSGSSVGNTVATGSFTIPMMKRAGFKPEFAAATEASASTGGQIMPPMMGAAAFIMMEYLGVSYAQIMLAAVIPAILYFTGIFIGTHFEAKRLKILGLPKSELPVFKKIFVRDGYMIIPLLVIILTIMSGFTPQRAALFGIASAFLIWLFNALVRKESEFSFQKIIYVLEQGGRVALPVIAAVATAGIIAGVVSMTGLGAKFASGIIALSNGYLILALFFTMVACIVLGMGLPTTANYVVTATIAAPALINEFGIAPIAAHMFVFYFGIVADITPPVCLAAYAGAGIAKANPFKTGMTAVKLAIAAFIIPYIFIYNPIFVFVDITPFKLIAGLLTALIGMIGVSSAVIGFFIRNSRLWERIVLFGAGLMLILPELYTSLAGIILISLIWLIQKKRPEEETSGTVATV; this is encoded by the coding sequence ATGAAAGAGAAAAAGGTGGTTGATGCACAAGACATCCTTGAAAAATTTGACAAGGAAAATCAATATCGCGTCAATATCGGCAAATGGGCTTGGATCGTCACATTTTTAGGAGTGGCTTTGACGGTTTTCCATCTTTATACCGGCATGACGAGCGTGCTTCCTTCGCAACAGCAAGGGGCCATTCATCTTGGTACTGCGCTCGGAATCATATTTCTGTTGTACCCGGCGAAAAAGGAATGGAGAAAAACGCAGAAAAGCGTTCCTTGGTATGATGTCCTGCTGGCTTTTACGGCGATGTATGTGGCCTATCATAAAATTATCTTCTTTGACTCCATCCTGCAAAGCCGTGTGTCGGGCTACAGTTTTCTCGATATTACAATATCGCTTCTCGGCATTCTATTAGTCCTAGAAGCAACGAGACGAACAGTAGGTTTGCCGATCGTCATTGTCGCGAGCATTGCAATCGGTTATGCCGTTTTCGGTAATCATATTCCGACAAAAATACTCTCCCATCCTGGATTCGCGGTCGACCGGACAGTAACGAACCTGTGGTATCGGGAAAGTGGTGTTTTCGGAACACCGTTGCAAATATCCGCGAAATTTATTTTCCTATTCCTCTTTTTTGGTGTCCTTCTCGTCAACACGCCGATCGGACAGTTCTTTAACAATCTGGCGTTTTCACTGACAGGGCGTTTTACCGGCGGGACGGCAAAGGCGGCTGTAGTTGCGAGTGCGCTGCAAGGGACTGTTTCCGGCAGCTCGGTCGGCAATACGGTGGCAACCGGTTCTTTTACTATTCCGATGATGAAACGGGCAGGTTTTAAGCCGGAGTTCGCGGCTGCTACAGAAGCGTCCGCCTCCACTGGAGGACAAATAATGCCGCCAATGATGGGAGCAGCGGCGTTTATTATGATGGAGTATTTAGGGGTCAGCTATGCACAAATCATGCTGGCTGCAGTTATTCCTGCGATCCTTTACTTTACAGGTATCTTTATCGGGACGCATTTTGAAGCAAAGCGGCTTAAAATCCTTGGATTGCCAAAGTCGGAGCTTCCTGTGTTTAAAAAGATTTTTGTCCGAGATGGTTATATGATCATTCCATTGCTCGTCATTATTCTGACTATCATGTCAGGGTTCACACCCCAACGAGCCGCGCTTTTCGGGATTGCCTCCGCATTCCTTATCTGGTTATTCAACGCGCTAGTCAGAAAGGAGTCGGAATTCAGCTTCCAAAAAATCATTTATGTGTTAGAACAAGGGGGACGGGTCGCCCTTCCTGTGATCGCGGCAGTGGCGACAGCCGGCATTATCGCTGGCGTCGTTAGTATGACCGGGCTAGGTGCAAAGTTCGCATCAGGCATTATCGCCTTGTCGAACGGCTATCTCATACTTGCCCTATTCTTTACGATGGTTGCCTGTATCGTTCTCGGCATGGGACTGCCGACAACGGCGAACTACGTCGTAACAGCAACAATCGCGGCTCCTGCTTTGATCAATGAATTCGGCATTGCCCCGATTGCGGCCCATATGTTCGTCTTCTATTTCGGAATCGTGGCAGATATAACACCGCCTGTTTGCCTAGCCGCTTACGCGGGAGCAGGCATTGCAAAAGCAAATCCATTCAAGACGGGAATGACAGCGGTCAAGCTGGCCATTGCAGCTTTTATCATCCCGTATATTTTTATCTACAATCCGATTTTCGTATTTGTGGATATTACGCCATTCAAACTGATAGCTGGATTACTCACTGCCTTGATCGGCATGATTGGTGTCAGCAGTGCAGTTATCGGATTTTTTATCCGCAACTCCCGTCTATGGGAACGGATTGTATTGTTTGGAGCAGGTCTCATGCTGATCCTGCCTGAATTGTATACGAGTCTTGCCGGTATCATATTGATCTCTCTCATCTGGTTGATTCAAAAAAAGCGGCCGGAAGAAGAGACGAGTGGTACTGTGGCGACGGTTTAA
- a CDS encoding SDR family NAD(P)-dependent oxidoreductase, with translation MERFQDKVVFVTGGASGMGEMMVRLFAAEGAKVVAADINEEALNQKWGSHDSVSTVRLNVTSDDEWAVAMKTVIDQFGKVDILVNNAGISTEKPMDAITIDDWRKLSDINGFGTFLGLKHALANMKDAKQGAIVNISSYTALIGMGLNPYSASKGSVRAISRAAAAEYGQHGIRVNTVFPGVIETPMVKDLESSKAVLEMLIKATPLQRLGQPEDVAKAVLFLASDDASYISGAELVIDGGYSAR, from the coding sequence ATGGAAAGATTCCAAGATAAAGTAGTATTTGTAACAGGCGGAGCATCCGGCATGGGCGAAATGATGGTACGTCTATTTGCAGCTGAAGGAGCGAAAGTAGTAGCCGCTGATATAAACGAAGAAGCGCTAAACCAAAAATGGGGCAGCCATGACAGTGTGTCAACTGTACGCTTGAACGTCACGTCTGACGACGAATGGGCTGTAGCGATGAAAACTGTAATAGATCAATTTGGAAAAGTAGATATCCTCGTAAACAATGCAGGGATCTCCACTGAGAAACCAATGGATGCGATCACAATTGACGATTGGCGCAAACTTTCCGATATTAATGGCTTCGGTACATTCCTCGGATTGAAACATGCGCTTGCAAACATGAAAGATGCTAAACAAGGTGCGATTGTAAACATTTCTTCTTATACAGCATTAATCGGGATGGGGCTCAACCCGTATTCCGCTTCCAAAGGCTCCGTCCGTGCTATTTCACGTGCGGCTGCAGCAGAATATGGTCAACATGGAATTCGCGTAAATACCGTATTCCCTGGCGTCATCGAAACACCGATGGTTAAAGACTTGGAATCCTCTAAAGCGGTTCTTGAAATGTTGATCAAGGCGACTCCGCTGCAACGTCTCGGTCAGCCGGAAGATGTTGCAAAAGCAGTACTTTTCCTAGCTTCTGATGATGCTTCCTATATCTCAGGCGCTGAACTCGTCATTGACGGCGGTTACTCCGCTAGATAA
- a CDS encoding ABC transporter ATP-binding protein: protein MSHLCVEQLKYRYPNRSELALDGISFTVNKGEFIGIAGSNTAGKTTLCHAICGLVPHFFKGAYGGRVLIDGNEVLTSTLRDITSKVGFVFENPFSQLSGAKFTVADEIAFGLENLGLPREEMHARIQESLHMLGIEHIQRKNPFDLSGGQMQRLAIASVIAMKPEILVLDEPTSQLDPQGAREVFNIVEKLTHKGMTIVMAEQKMEKLAAYSDRILLLHEGKLVQEGDPSTIFSRDDLLELGVEPPIYTAVAKKYGLRKNHSNSFPVTLEELLTFDFELPLEGIFPAPEKQSTSVVQTEELSFSYPDGQKVLDTVSIGLSNEPIAIIGQNGAGKTTLVKLMKALLMPSDGRIVIDSTNTKDTTAAKLAKKVGLIFQNPDDQIFKRTVLEEVMFGPLHSGFSKEEAKKMALLQLEAVGLSNKAEENPYDISLAERKLIGVASILAMDPDIIIFDEPTMGQDYQGKLRLKEIIADLHSKGKLVICILHDMDFVADVFGRTIVMSQGKVLFDGPTQEAFTQQDIIRQSRIELPHRFQIARLLKERRDCISPS, encoded by the coding sequence ATGAGTCATTTATGCGTGGAACAATTGAAATATAGATACCCGAACCGGTCTGAACTTGCTTTGGATGGGATTTCTTTTACTGTAAATAAAGGCGAGTTCATCGGCATCGCGGGAAGCAATACAGCGGGCAAAACGACATTATGCCACGCCATATGCGGGCTGGTCCCCCACTTTTTCAAAGGAGCGTACGGGGGCCGCGTTTTAATCGACGGCAATGAAGTTCTTACCTCTACGTTACGTGACATCACTTCGAAGGTCGGCTTTGTTTTCGAGAATCCCTTTTCCCAATTGAGCGGTGCGAAATTTACGGTTGCAGATGAAATTGCATTCGGGCTTGAAAACCTGGGTCTTCCCCGTGAAGAGATGCATGCGAGGATCCAAGAGAGTCTTCATATGCTCGGCATTGAACATATTCAACGGAAAAATCCGTTCGACCTCTCAGGCGGCCAAATGCAACGGCTTGCGATCGCCAGTGTCATCGCTATGAAACCCGAAATCCTTGTCCTTGACGAACCGACGAGCCAGTTGGATCCACAGGGAGCGAGAGAAGTATTTAACATAGTGGAGAAATTAACGCATAAAGGAATGACCATCGTGATGGCCGAACAGAAAATGGAAAAGCTAGCCGCCTACTCAGATCGGATTTTATTATTACATGAGGGGAAATTAGTGCAGGAGGGAGATCCATCAACTATATTTTCACGGGATGATTTACTGGAATTAGGCGTTGAACCACCTATTTATACAGCCGTCGCTAAGAAATATGGGTTGCGCAAGAATCATTCCAACTCTTTTCCCGTCACACTAGAGGAACTGCTCACTTTTGATTTTGAACTGCCTCTCGAAGGAATCTTTCCCGCACCTGAAAAACAGAGCACGTCCGTCGTCCAGACAGAGGAGCTTTCGTTTTCCTATCCAGATGGACAAAAAGTTCTGGATACAGTTTCTATCGGCCTCTCCAACGAGCCAATTGCGATTATTGGGCAGAACGGAGCCGGGAAAACGACGCTTGTAAAACTAATGAAGGCGTTGCTTATGCCCTCGGATGGACGGATTGTCATTGATTCGACGAATACGAAAGATACGACTGCAGCCAAACTCGCAAAAAAAGTTGGGCTTATTTTTCAGAATCCAGACGATCAAATCTTCAAAAGAACCGTTCTTGAGGAAGTGATGTTTGGGCCGCTGCACTCGGGCTTTTCGAAAGAAGAAGCGAAAAAAATGGCCTTGTTACAACTCGAAGCTGTCGGCTTGAGTAATAAGGCTGAGGAAAATCCGTATGATATAAGTTTGGCAGAACGGAAATTGATCGGAGTAGCCTCCATTTTAGCAATGGATCCGGATATAATAATTTTTGACGAACCGACCATGGGACAGGATTATCAGGGGAAATTACGGTTAAAGGAAATCATTGCGGATCTTCATTCGAAAGGAAAATTAGTAATTTGTATTTTACATGACATGGATTTCGTGGCAGATGTATTTGGTCGGACGATTGTGATGAGTCAAGGCAAAGTCTTATTTGATGGTCCGACACAAGAAGCGTTTACTCAACAGGACATCATCCGGCAGTCCCGCATCGAGCTGCCTCATCGTTTTCAAATTGCTCGTTTGCTAAAGGAACGGCGAGATTGTATATCTCCATCATAA